A region of Pleionea litopenaei DNA encodes the following proteins:
- a CDS encoding thiazole synthase: MTIANNNTSSTWQLADTVINSRLLIGTALYPSIAIMKQAIIASQAEVITVSIRRQNPVTLGGNTFWNEVQSLNKKLLPNTAGCHSAKEAITTALMAREIFSTHWVKLEVIGNDHTLQPDPFALLEAARELISQGFEVFPYCTDDLILCEKLVQAGCRILMPWASPIGSGKGLLNPYALQNLRRAFPSVNLIVDAGIGKPSHAAQALEMGYDGLLLNTAVARSANPVMMANAFRQAVSAGHLAAKAGLMVEQESGSPSTPVVGKPFWHQADN; this comes from the coding sequence ATGACCATTGCGAATAACAACACAAGTTCAACATGGCAATTAGCAGACACCGTCATCAATAGTCGACTGTTGATTGGAACGGCATTATATCCGTCGATAGCCATAATGAAACAGGCCATCATTGCGTCACAAGCGGAAGTTATCACCGTGTCTATTCGAAGACAAAACCCAGTAACTCTCGGAGGTAATACTTTCTGGAATGAAGTCCAGTCTCTCAATAAAAAGCTACTACCGAATACGGCCGGATGTCACAGCGCCAAAGAAGCAATTACTACGGCTCTTATGGCAAGAGAAATATTTTCAACCCATTGGGTAAAACTAGAGGTGATTGGTAATGATCATACCCTTCAGCCCGATCCTTTTGCCCTGCTCGAAGCTGCAAGAGAATTAATTTCACAAGGCTTTGAAGTCTTTCCTTATTGTACTGATGACTTGATTCTTTGTGAAAAGTTGGTGCAAGCTGGGTGTCGAATTTTAATGCCTTGGGCATCACCCATTGGCAGTGGCAAAGGATTACTCAATCCGTACGCTTTGCAAAACTTACGGCGCGCGTTTCCAAGTGTGAATTTAATCGTCGACGCAGGAATAGGAAAGCCCTCTCATGCCGCCCAGGCATTAGAAATGGGTTATGATGGTCTATTATTAAATACGGCCGTTGCGCGTTCTGCCAATCCAGTTATGATGGCCAACGCCTTTCGGCAGGCTGTCAGCGCAGGACACCTGGCCGCAAAAGCGGGTCTAATGGTGGAACAAGAAAGTGGCTCACCGAGTACCCCAGTTGTAGGCAAGCCATTTTGGCACCAAGCAGACAATTAA
- the thiS gene encoding sulfur carrier protein ThiS produces the protein MNTNSNQIQLLVNGQPCRVSFNRLSELLERYAEGLYAVAVNQQFIPREDYPRVTLKNNDTVEILMPMQGG, from the coding sequence ATGAACACTAATTCAAACCAGATTCAACTGCTAGTGAATGGACAACCTTGCCGAGTATCCTTCAATCGATTAAGCGAGCTGCTTGAGCGCTATGCCGAGGGCCTTTATGCCGTTGCCGTGAATCAACAGTTTATTCCACGAGAAGATTACCCAAGGGTAACGTTAAAAAACAACGACACAGTCGAAATTTTAATGCCTATGCAAGGCGGATAA
- the thiO gene encoding glycine oxidase ThiO, giving the protein MSSTNSTAQKQPYRIAVIGAGICGRMMAWRLQTAGLQVELFDNNANQHMSGASAVAAGMLSPYSELEHSDSLVFQLGLQSLSLWPKLVSELDCSNVLNSNGTLLVAHKEDEHLLKHFEHILTHKQREHDITINKLNAHQLANYEPLLAEKFSSALLLPNEASVEPQAILKQLAEKFLAAGGRWHYKQSVTEVTGGNVHVNGRSQPFNWVVDCRGLGAREAIKGLRGVRGELLVLRAKNIPINYQVRLMHPRYQLYLVPRLSCQQLVIGATQIESENEGSISVRSALELLSAAYSLHHNFADAEVLASHAQLRPAFTDQLPKICHRDQLTLINGLYRHGILLAPIITQMATQSILRQLNDNPCDEKMVSNTLAEQVEFFNSNKVFAYEH; this is encoded by the coding sequence ATGTCCTCTACAAATTCTACAGCTCAAAAGCAACCGTATCGGATTGCTGTTATTGGTGCCGGTATTTGTGGCCGTATGATGGCATGGCGGTTACAAACCGCTGGACTGCAAGTCGAACTGTTTGACAACAATGCCAACCAACATATGTCAGGTGCTTCAGCCGTTGCCGCTGGCATGCTTTCTCCTTACAGCGAGTTAGAACATTCTGACTCATTGGTTTTTCAGCTCGGTTTACAATCCTTGTCATTATGGCCGAAATTGGTCAGTGAGCTCGACTGTTCTAACGTATTAAATTCAAATGGTACCTTGCTGGTCGCTCACAAAGAAGATGAGCATCTACTAAAACACTTTGAGCACATACTTACACACAAGCAGCGAGAGCATGACATCACTATTAATAAACTTAATGCTCATCAGTTAGCCAATTATGAGCCTCTATTAGCCGAAAAGTTCTCCTCCGCCCTGTTGCTTCCAAATGAAGCCAGCGTCGAACCACAAGCTATTTTAAAACAACTTGCTGAAAAGTTTTTAGCTGCCGGTGGCCGCTGGCATTATAAGCAGTCAGTAACCGAAGTAACCGGAGGTAATGTTCACGTCAATGGTCGGAGCCAACCATTCAACTGGGTTGTCGATTGTCGTGGCTTAGGTGCTCGCGAAGCCATCAAGGGACTACGCGGTGTACGCGGCGAGCTACTCGTACTGCGAGCGAAAAACATTCCAATTAACTATCAAGTCAGGTTAATGCACCCGCGTTATCAACTTTATTTGGTTCCAAGACTTTCCTGTCAACAGTTAGTTATTGGCGCGACACAAATTGAAAGTGAAAATGAAGGTTCTATTAGCGTTCGTTCGGCGCTTGAATTATTGAGTGCAGCTTATAGTTTGCATCACAATTTTGCCGATGCTGAAGTTCTTGCTAGCCACGCACAATTACGACCAGCGTTTACGGATCAATTACCAAAAATTTGCCATCGAGATCAGCTAACACTGATTAATGGATTGTATCGCCATGGCATTCTTTTAGCGCCGATCATTACCCAGATGGCAACGCAATCAATCTTACGTCAGCTAAATGACAACCCCTGCGATGAGAAAATGGTTTCAAATACTTTGGCTGAACAGGTCGAATTTTTCAACTCAAATAAAGTCTTTGCCTATGAACACTAA
- the thiC gene encoding phosphomethylpyrimidine synthase ThiC has product MKSNHTALPQSSHFFPASKKIHVTSSLNDDIRVPMREVTLTNGDAIALYDTSGSHGDTSISINVHHGLPEVRASWIQQRSDCELNNSMGRQTRLDKYRESPFFNDSLQRTTKIAKTNSNVTQLHYARKGIITKEMEYVAIRENQLRENTANELNTTKHLTDITPEFVRGEIAAGRAILPANINHPELEPMIIGRNFLVKINANIGNSALISDIENEVDKLIWATRWGADTIMDLSTGKDIHVTRDYIIRNSPVPVGTVPIYQALEKVNGIAEDLCWEVFKETLIEQAEQGVDYFTIHAGVLLRYIHLTANRVTGIVSRGGSIMAKWCIAHHKENFLYTHFDEICEIMKQYDVSFSLGDGLRPGSIADANDAAQFAELETLGELTHKAWAHDVQVMIEGPGHVPMNLIKENMDKQLECCNEAPFYTLGPLTTDIAPGYDHITSGIGAAMIGWYGCALLCYVTPKEHLGLPNKDDVKDGIIAYKIAAHAADVAKGHPAAQHWDDALSKARFEFRWEDQFNLALDPHRAKSFHDETLPKDSAKVAHFCSMCGPKFCSMKISQDVRDFVNQGMQEKSQEFLQSGAKIYVETEQ; this is encoded by the coding sequence ATGAAATCAAACCACACTGCTTTACCCCAATCATCGCATTTTTTCCCTGCGAGTAAAAAAATCCACGTCACTTCAAGCCTCAATGATGATATTCGAGTTCCCATGCGAGAAGTCACCTTAACCAACGGTGATGCTATTGCACTTTACGACACATCAGGCAGTCACGGCGATACCTCCATCAGCATCAATGTTCATCATGGTCTACCAGAGGTTCGGGCTAGCTGGATTCAACAACGCAGCGATTGTGAACTCAATAACTCAATGGGTCGACAGACTCGACTCGACAAGTATCGAGAAAGTCCTTTCTTCAATGACAGTTTGCAACGGACCACCAAAATCGCGAAAACAAACAGCAATGTGACGCAACTCCATTACGCAAGAAAAGGTATCATTACGAAAGAAATGGAATACGTCGCTATTAGAGAAAATCAATTGCGAGAGAACACAGCTAACGAACTTAACACGACTAAACACTTAACTGACATTACACCCGAATTTGTAAGAGGTGAAATTGCCGCAGGGCGCGCAATATTACCGGCCAATATCAATCACCCAGAACTCGAACCAATGATTATTGGCAGAAATTTCTTAGTTAAAATTAACGCAAATATTGGTAACTCGGCACTGATCTCAGATATTGAAAACGAAGTAGATAAATTGATTTGGGCGACTCGTTGGGGCGCAGATACCATTATGGATCTATCGACAGGAAAAGATATCCATGTCACCAGGGACTATATTATTCGAAATTCTCCAGTGCCTGTAGGCACGGTTCCGATCTACCAAGCGCTTGAAAAAGTAAACGGCATTGCCGAAGACCTTTGTTGGGAAGTCTTTAAAGAAACACTCATTGAACAAGCGGAACAAGGCGTCGATTACTTTACCATTCATGCAGGTGTTTTACTTCGCTACATTCATTTAACGGCCAATCGTGTTACCGGTATAGTTTCACGAGGTGGCTCGATCATGGCGAAATGGTGCATCGCTCATCATAAGGAAAATTTTCTGTATACGCATTTTGATGAAATTTGCGAAATCATGAAGCAATACGACGTGAGCTTTTCTCTTGGCGATGGACTGCGACCCGGTTCAATTGCCGACGCTAACGATGCAGCGCAATTTGCCGAACTAGAAACGCTAGGAGAACTAACTCACAAAGCTTGGGCTCATGACGTTCAGGTAATGATTGAAGGCCCCGGACACGTGCCGATGAATCTTATAAAGGAAAATATGGACAAGCAACTTGAGTGTTGTAACGAAGCACCATTTTATACACTTGGCCCACTGACGACGGATATTGCTCCAGGATATGACCATATTACCAGTGGAATTGGAGCAGCGATGATCGGCTGGTATGGATGCGCCTTACTGTGTTACGTCACACCGAAAGAGCATTTAGGTTTGCCGAATAAAGACGATGTCAAAGATGGCATTATTGCTTATAAAATTGCAGCTCATGCTGCCGATGTCGCCAAAGGTCATCCTGCCGCTCAACATTGGGACGATGCCTTGAGTAAAGCAAGATTTGAATTCCGTTGGGAAGATCAATTTAATTTAGCATTGGATCCGCATCGAGCAAAATCATTTCATGATGAAACCTTACCGAAAGATTCAGCGAAAGTTGCGCATTTTTGTTCAATGTGTGGCCCGAAATTCTGTTCGATGAAAATTAGCCAAGATGTCCGAGACTTTGTCAATCAAGGTATGCAAGAGAAGTCACAGGAGTTTCTTCAAAGTGGTGCCAAAATTTACGTAGAAACCGAGCAGTAG